From one Pempheris klunzingeri isolate RE-2024b chromosome 5, fPemKlu1.hap1, whole genome shotgun sequence genomic stretch:
- the LOC139201112 gene encoding leucine-rich repeat-containing protein 17-like, which translates to MRVTSSLLLASYLLLLLPSAEMKRPGKGRGLRGARHKLTRDRVRGAGRHGRSGPSRLMAPNCSELTEAREVFVDCQDRRLASIPTSQTWSKQPKHLLLARNRIKVVRDGAFLGYESLTSLDLQQNQISVVEEGAFQGLRHLTTLLLQHNRLGSLSEEALITMPNLRYLRLYDNPWNCLCPLDSLIRTVQVPSNRNLGNHARCAEPIRLKGIKLKQVDPELLCKERDPTDDPQSDRTYPVEPIPIRTKPNAITSCHTYLFPQVRMDCSNRGLTEVPTGIPEDVVHIDLSHNSIHHLRARDFQGARSLRTLNFSKNNMEHIDTASLSGLLHLRELDLSDNNLHFVQYGVLEDLYFLSQLKLGGNPWVCNYSIHYMVYWLRLHPGVRYSGLLCRSPPEYSGGSVEQYVHSYNRECPKDRQHSRTDQDQTDPQLWNTPMEVQGELEEEPEPSHLRVPQKYQIIRLS; encoded by the exons ATGCGTGtgacctcctctctcctcttagCCTCCtatctcctccttctgctcccgTCCGCTGAGATGAAGAGACCAGGGAAGGGCAGAGGCCTCAGAGGAGCAAGACACAAACTAACACGGGACAG GGTGAGAGGTGCTGGGCGTCACGGCAGATCAGGCCCCTCCAGGCTTATGGCACCTAACTGCTCAGAGTTGACAGAAGCTAGAGAAGTCTTTGTGGACTGTCAGGACCGACGCCTCGCCTCTATTCCCACCTCACAGACCTGGTCCAAGCAACCCAAGCACCTCCTTCTAGCTCGCAACCGGATCAAAGTCGTTCGTGATGGGGCTTTCCTTGGATATGAGAGTTTAACCAGTCTGGacctgcagcagaaccagatCTCTGTAGTGGAGGAAGGGGCCTTCCAGGGCCTGAGACACCTTACaaccctgctgctgcagcacaaccGCCTGGGATCACTTAGTGAGGAGGCCCTCATCACCATGCCAAACCTCCGCTACCTACGTCTGTATGATAATCCCTGGAATTGTCTCTGCCCGTTGGACAGTCTCATACGCACCGTTCAGGTCCCAAGCAACCGCAATCTAGGAAACCATGCCAG ATGTGCAGAGCCCATCAGGCTAAAAGGCATTAAGTTGAAGCAGGTTGACCCCGAGTTACTCTGTAAGGAGAGAGACCCAACTGATGACCCACAGAGTGATCGCACATATCCTGTAGAGCCCATTCCAATTCGCACCAAACCTAACGCCATCACATCTTGCCATACCTACCTTTTCCCCCAAGTACGGATGGACTGCAGTAACCGAG GTCTAACTGAAGTGCCCACAGGAATTCCAGAGGATGTTGTTCATATCGATCTGTCCCATAATTCAATCCATCATCTCAGAGCCAGAGATTTCCAAGGAGCGAGGAGCCTGAGAACCCTTAACTTCAGTAAAAACAACATGGAGCACATTGACACAG cttCCCTGTCTGGGCTCCTGCACCTTCGTGAGCTGGACCTGTCCGACAACAACCTGCATTTTGTCCAGTACGGAGTCCTTGAAGACCTTTACTTCCTGTCACAGCTAAAACTGGGAGGAAACCCCTGGGTGTGTAACTATAG CATCCACTACATGGTGTACTGGCTGCGTCTGCACCCAGGGGTGAGGTACTCTGGCCTGCTGTGTCGCTCCCCCCCTGAATATAGTGGGGGGAGTGTGGAACAGTACGTACATTCCTACAACAGAGAGTGTCCCAAGGACAGGCAGCACAGCAGAACAGATCAGGACCAAACGGACCCTCAGCTATGGAACACACCAATGGAAGTGCagggagagctggaggaggagcctGAGCCGAGCCACTTGAGAGTACCGCAGAAATACCAGATCATCCGGCTGTCCTGA